In the Verrucomicrobiota bacterium genome, one interval contains:
- a CDS encoding prolipoprotein diacylglyceryl transferase family protein, with product MALPRQRSRVMCDVALQFGPLTIHWYGVLVVTGFILGLWTASRRGLRDNFAPEKIMDLGPWLLGGAIIGSRLLSVISYWQEDFARQPIWEIFMIQKGGLRTEVRGMGQMRRMKRMSGGPISYRGMLIYWGRWGL from the coding sequence ATGGCGCTTCCACGTCAACGTAGCCGGGTCATGTGCGATGTGGCATTGCAGTTTGGACCGTTGACCATCCACTGGTATGGAGTACTGGTGGTGACGGGATTTATTTTGGGCCTGTGGACCGCCAGCCGGCGCGGGCTCCGGGACAATTTCGCGCCGGAAAAGATCATGGACCTTGGGCCCTGGCTGCTCGGCGGTGCCATCATTGGATCGCGGTTGTTATCTGTGATTTCGTATTGGCAGGAAGACTTCGCCCGGCAGCCCATTTGGGAAATCTTCATGATCCAGAAAGGCGGCCTGAGAACTGAGGTGCGAGGAATGGGACAAATGAGACGGATGAAACGCATGAGCGGAGGACCAATCTCATATCGGGGAATGCTGATTTATTGGGGGCGGTGGGGGCTTTAG